The genomic region TGCTCGTGAAGCTGGTTCCCCCGGTTGCGGTCCTCCTTGGTGTCCAGCTGCTGGGTGGCTACGGCTGCCATGGCACACCTCAGCACATCTTCCGGCTCGGCTTCAAATGACTGCCGATGCACAATTGGAAGCACAGGGTGTACCTTCTCCCAATAGACATCAAGATAGCCAGGAATAGCAGTCCTGATGGCGGCCGGAAGGGGGATGTTCATGGACGGTGGCATGGAGGAGTGCATGGCATACTTGctccccaactccaagtTCAACCCTGTCATCTCGCCACCGGGGCTCACATCACCACTCGCAGCATATCCAACGCTCATATCAGTCATCATGGCGGTTTGGGCACCTAATCGTGTGTCCATAAACCCCTGCTTCTGACGAAGCATTCCGAGCGAAGGGTCAATGCCAGTGGAAAGGACGGGGGGGGGTGTGATCAAACCGCCACTTGCTTGAGCCGAGGTGTGCGGCTCTGGGGTGAGGCCTCGAAAGCCGCCGGCCATTGTGTTCCCGTGCATGTTGCTCAGTCCGGAGGCCTGATGGTTGCTGACGTCTTGACCGCTAAAGCCCATAGTATTTGGGAAGAGTGTTCCGGCCGAATAGGTATGCGATGTCTGTGTGCtgtgggggttggaggagtagGGATTCGGGTGAATGAAACCTCCAAGTCCAGGCCCGGGGCTGACTCGAGAAGCCGGATTAGGATATGGGGAGAGAAGGTGGTTTGAGCGCCCCCATGGCTGTGCATTTCCCAGTGATTCCGATACCGGTGTCGAATAAGTGCTGTCCGTGGCCGATGATGCCCAAGGGGACGGTTCCCGGTGCTCTGGCATTTTAATACCCTGTGTAATTACGGACAATTGCTCCATCTGTGATGTCCTGGGCTGGGAATACGTCTGTGAGAACCgtgttgaagatggggtGACTAGAATGGGTGTCGGGGACATTGTGTAGGCATCGTATTCAGGTGCGGCCCCTCTGTAATCTGCGGCTGGATGAGGCGAGCTGGCGGGCTGAGAATATGTTGTTGAAGGCGTCTCAGAAGAGACGGCCGCGGTGGAAGGTGTTTGCCCAGACCCTTGGGCCGGCACTGATGAGCTGCTCTGTGACCCAGAGATCTGTATTGGCtgtggtggtcttggtgatggcacAGCATGTGGACTGGCCTGATTAACCGCTGGCTGGGATGAGGATTCACCGTGCTCGCTGTAAACATGGTTAATAAAGTAGGCTATTGCCGTTCCAGCTTCTGTACTCACTTCTTCTGCTGATGTCTAGTCAACAGATCTTGGCGATGAAATGCCTTGTCACAGCCCGAGCAACGAAATTGAGGCTCTTCATGGCTGAGTTGGTGACGCCTGTATCCCAAGTGTCAGCGTATACCGCTTGCCGATGGCTCAAGTCTTTCTCACCTCAAGTGCTCGGCTCTTGTGAAGGTCTAGTGGTGATTAGTATGAATGCCCTAATGAATAATCAACAGAGGGCGTCGTACCTTGACTGGTTTACAAAGCTCGCAGACATGTACCGGAACGCCTTTCTTCGCTCTGCTCACACGACCAGTGATGGGGGTTAGTCTCATCGGTACTGCATCagatggttgaggatgagggggcaTAGGTCTCATGGGTCCGCCTCCCattgatgacgacgaggcgGGAGATCCGTAGCCTCCTGACCGGTCCATTGAGTCGGTACTTGTCGTGCTTCGACGACGGACTGAGGGTCTTGCGGTGGCAGGAGACAAGGTCGTCGATGGGACTGGAGTATCCAGTGATCCGCTTGCCGTTCCTGGGGGGGcagttggggttgtggttgatgttgtcgtcgttggctTGGGACCCCTTGAGGAAGCAGCACGTTTCTTGTTCAGGGtagagggggaaggggggttgataTCCTCTTCGGCGGCCAGGCCGAAACTACTAGCATGCCTCGGGTGTGGTTGTGGGTTGGGTTCTTCTGGTAGCTGACCGGTAGTGGCCGGCTGGATTGGGACCTTGACCTTTTTATTATTCTGGGCCTGTTGACGGTCCGGCACCTGGTGGTCGTCGTTGACATCCATTATGAACTTGAGACTAGCCATGATGGGCGGCAGATGCTCAAAATGGATGTCAGATGTGTACCAAGATGGGAATAACACAGCCCTGTTGGACTTTCTTGGACAAATGAAGAAAAGTAACAAAGTCAGGGACGAAGACGGGGACGGGGTACGTCAGTGCTGTACACGCGCGGCTGCAGCAATACACGCGAAGAGGCTCAAAAAGAAGACAgcaagagaaggaggggagaagaaCGAGATTGAGGCAAGCCTCAGTCTGCGGGGGATGTGATCAAAGCTACTTAGTGACCTTGGGTAATCATGGCATGTACACGCAGCAACGGGGCCCATCCGTCCACCACGACAGCCGAAGCATCTGGGGTGCAACTCTGCGGCGTACATTGCGGCACATGTTATTATTGAGATGGCGACAGGGCCCTCTACCTGCGTGTGCAGCTAGGGAAAAGTTGGGATGAGATTGTACCGCTCTTGGCCCTCCATTACAGGAGGGGCTTGGGTGCTctttttggagaggagggtgttgctTGAAGGGCCTGCTTGCCCCCTGTTCCCCGTCAGCTCCTTGGCAAGGGTAGGGAGtgaaagaaggggggggggaggggttgcaTTGGCacttggtgagggagggtgCTGAGATAGTTTTGTCCTGGGAACGAGACTCGACTCGAAGAAAATAGACGGTTGAGACAAATAATGTACACTTGCACTGGCTTTTCCTCTGAAATGTGTATAATCTGAGCCCTTGAAAGAATGAGATGTGGGTGGGAAACAACCAACTACCGTAGGCAGGTAGGGACAACTGAATTTCCCGGTCAGCTTCCACAACCCTTCCATGCCAACCCGGGAATAGGAGTGGCCATCTTGGATAGAACGCATGGCCATGGTCCGTGGTCGTGTGCCGCTCCGGGGATCATTGACGACATGATGCCAGGGCCATTTCTCAGTTGATTCCGTAGGGCTGCCGGGATACTTGCGATGAGGTGCAGCACAGCGTATGTGGGCATGTTTCGGTAAATTGGGTCTCCTGTGTACACCCATTTTTTTGTTCATGCCCAGGGAGCACTTTCATCTCAAGGAGGGGTAGTATCGCGTGTAATTTCCCCTGGCGGTTTGTTCGTGTACCCTTTTCTTAACCGCCGGCCTGACTTGTAAAGCGGCGCAGTGTGAGAAGTGCGGAATTTGCTGCAGCAGAGGCAACCATGCCTATTGGCCAGTATCCTCGGCATACAGTCCCATAGTATGGCCGGCCGAGTTGTCATTTCGCAGACCATACTTTGAGAAGTGCTCGCCCAGTGAGAGCGCCATTCAGAGCTCTTCGAGAGCAGAAAACGGTGGCATACTCACAAGTGACGAGGcgaggggtgatgaggggctCCATGGACAGACTGACGGATAGGTTTGATGTGCATAGGTACATACAGGGGGCTGAGGCGATGTGATGTTTCCCATTGGCCATACCGGATCTGCAAGGCGTGCTCTCAGTGAGATCCTATTTTTGTTGGTTCCCAATACAGCAAAGCGTcttgagaaaaaaaaagatgtgCATGCAGCCTTTGCAGAATTTGGCCGTAGAGTCGTAACTTGGCGGGATCTGTCTGGTTTGCAGTGGAAGCGAGCGCGGGCGATGATCAGAGTAGTTCAGTGTCTCTATTGTGGGAATAGAACAGTATATTGGGTGCCTGGATGCAACCTCTCAGGCTTGTCGAATCGCTGCTCTCTGATCGCCATGCATCTCTTCCACCGATGGTAAATTCGGGGGCCGCCCGCCATGGCTATCAGTCTGGGGAATCTCTTGGTTGCGGCACTCAGTCGGCACTAATTAGGACCTGGCATGATCAAAACGAATAACCTGCATATAGCAGTAGCAACACTTGTTGTTTACTTCGTTTCTCTAAACagggagaagaaaagtgCGTGGGCAATGGGAGGGCGGGCTGATGGTGTCATTGGTGCCTCCGTCAGTCAGTGTAACGGCAATTGCTAAATAAGCAGCCACGACAAGCGCCTATAACGCACCAACCTGATAACATTGAATACAGTCGATATACAGCCACCATAACGATGATGCTTGTGGGCATATGTAAGAAGGCCGTTGATGGTGTCAACGTTGGTGATAATAGACAGTAGTTTGCGCTAGGGGCGCTTAATCTGCCACTGCCGATTCGTCTGATCAGTGGGCAAGTCAAGACCCGGTCACGCCACTCGGGACGGGCCTGATGCTTCTAGTGTGCAATTCAGAACTTCAGACTTCGGGTCGCTcggtgggtgtgtgtggttcACTGCGCAAGTTGCTTCTCGATTAGGTATGGTCCTAGCTCACTGCCGCGAGGCGGGCGCTTGTTTCAAGTTTGTGATACGCCGCGCTTGTGTGACGAGCGCTTCTGTCTTGAGGAACTGGGCTGTGGCGTCGTACTGAAGCAAGAGGAATGCAGTATCGGAGGTGTTCCGAGCccgagagggtggtgatgctgcgCATATCTGATGGCATACGTAGAGAAGAAGAGTTGGTTGATCTCGAAGCTTGTTCGACCTGCGGGAGGTTCCGGTTCATCGCAAACTTCTTCCCTATGGAGGGGTTATAATAAAGTGAGGTGATACTAGGTACCTCCtgatcttgttgatggtgtctGATGTCTTGGGAGAAGCCAGTGTACAGATACTTACAAGTTACAATATCCTTTCTGCGATGCATTATGACCTGCTGTTGACTGAGGTGATCGATAAGATCGTGGTCCAAACTCTTGGCTTCCAGCATAACCCCGCTCTCCTTCACAAGGTCCGTGCATTAAAGCTTTCGGCCGGGCGCTTAGCACTATTAATAGCGCTATGAAGCGATCATTGCAGCTTGGCATCGGCTTTGGCAGCTGCCCAACAGGAGTCCTCCACTTTGAACGTCACCTCCTCACCTGCACCGTCGAGTCTTGCTTCTATGTACCTAATCAACTCAACTGCTCAGACAAATTCAGAAACCCGTTGCCCGGATCAACAAAATTGACAAATGTAACCATCCCGCATCTGGATCCGGATCCAAATGTGGCTTCCAGCAGTTTCAcggcttcttttcttgggGGCTTAAACCTGTTACACCAGCATCTAACCGCCATCTTGATCGAAGCATGGACGTTCTACGCACCAAAGCCTCCGCCATAGATCCATACCGTTGGGTCTGCCACGAGGCGCGAGGACGTCCCCCCGGTTCATTCAGGTACCTACCTGCTCTCTTTGCAGTTCCCGGTGGTTCAACATGCCATAGTACACAAAATAACCAGATTTGGcttttttcctctttctGGTATTCGTCGAATAGGCATCTGCTACGACAAAGGCATCGGTTGTGTTGCATTCGAGGTCACATTGGCCCACAAAACATGCTCCTTTTATCCTATCCCTTTCCAGCCTTATAGGTTTGGTTTTCTACCCGCAACCCCGGGGTTTGTGCCTGGGTCGATCGCGGGAGACCTGGAGATAGAATACCCGCAAATAGGTGCTGCTTTGCTATCTATGGAAGCGTACCCCGCAGCCCTTGCTACCTTAGCCAGACCTTCACAGTTCTCGCTTCACCTCGACGCTTGCTTGCTGCCATGTTCAGCATCAATACTTCCAATTTAGCAACGTTTCTACTTACACTTCTAGGACAAGCACTCGGCTGTTGCTCCTCTACCAGGCAAAGTTGCTGGTTCCGGGACGTCCCGTCGTTGGCGGCGACAGAGAAGGCCGTAGAAGGGAAGAAGGTTGCTAGGCGCGGCGTAGTGATGATAACATATCGTTATGGGCGGGAGGATGGACTCAAGCGAGT from Podospora bellae-mahoneyi strain CBS 112042 chromosome 4, whole genome shotgun sequence harbors:
- a CDS encoding hypothetical protein (EggNog:ENOG503P0N1; COG:S) codes for the protein MASLKFIMDVNDDHQVPDRQQAQNNKKVKVPIQPATTGQLPEEPNPQPHPRHASSFGLAAEEDINPPSPSTLNKKRAASSRGPKPTTTTSTTTPTAPPGTASGSLDTPVPSTTLSPATARPSVRRRSTTSTDSMDRSGGYGSPASSSSMGGGPMRPMPPHPQPSDAVPMRLTPITGRVSRAKKGVPVHVCELCKPVKTFTRAEHLRRHQLSHEEPQFRCSGCDKAFHRQDLLTRHQQKNEHGESSSQPAVNQASPHAVPSPRPPQPIQISGSQSSSSVPAQGSGQTPSTAAVSSETPSTTYSQPASSPHPAADYRGAAPEYDAYTMSPTPILVTPSSTRFSQTYSQPRTSQMEQLSVITQGIKMPEHREPSPWASSATDSTYSTPVSESLGNAQPWGRSNHLLSPYPNPASRVSPGPGLGGFIHPNPYSSNPHSTQTSHTYSAGTLFPNTMGFSGQDVSNHQASGLSNMHGNTMAGGFRGLTPEPHTSAQASGGLITPPPVLSTGIDPSLGMLRQKQGFMDTRLGAQTAMMTDMSVGYAASGDVSPGGEMTGLNLELGSKYAMHSSMPPSMNIPLPAAIRTAIPGYLDVYWEKVHPVLPIVHRQSFEAEPEDVLRCAMAAVATQQLDTKEDRNRGNQLHEHAWQEAKRTAKWSLQIKQTILLCEYFARFRGRKPVTKPSDLFRHLYQRVSTEQSITAPLSFSLMEDSVSWFFDTSAWSPTSSPVSSVSSFDSITPATIATTSPMVLRHLSPFSNTSWPQAIVPSSYVSPGSSYTDPSSFTHHSRSNTSPSPARSREISRIWSFLFSPERYDSVPATGNSLSFSTLSQSSAQAYLQFVSDTQALCPDSGMLDQAMLSSDQHLVNDQERWKRWVEAESCRRLLAACFICDGHTSIYQQHGRVLDGNESLPLFGNSEKLWGATTAEEWHALQACDPVSAHAAAQPACVSDIESLTPEFIETCGRADRMVILGLCALRLPRRPASSSTVALSADNSPAPDFDSSQQARLQQQPQDMEAEQRIQRLFRTCPIANTYLALHHTPLRDLLAVSGDSWAYAQKVLPATIFQEHVRRVRQWAGGSLPGLNILKATLFASRALLGFLDSNRRNVSEDSGSSSSAASSRVADISDYWALHVCVLVCWAFNHGLRNSNKGQQQQQAQVYPRQRSSSGGPSGGSSPASRTSGLSTASTLNSSDDEPIRWLRRVAECSRLEDVLRFRAHREAAGVVGLVRRRMESDCVGSRNKLYVDAMGVLTKIEESAAIRRWF